The Lolium perenne isolate Kyuss_39 chromosome 6, Kyuss_2.0, whole genome shotgun sequence genome segment ATTCTCTCCTTCGTGAACTGATGAAAGGCTGCCCAAGTAGCACACCATTCAAGTTGTAGCTCAAGTTGGCGATTTATAGATCTATAGCTAAGTTGCATAGTGAGGTGAACATGAAGAGTTAAGAAACTATTGAAATGACATGGTTTGGTGGTGTGCTATGCCGAATTATCCCATAGGCAGCCTATGTAGATGTACTTTTGTTGTTCCTTTCTCACTTGTGTTGCTCTTGATAGAACCATCGTGTGTTTGTGTGATTTATCTAAATTTTATCATATCGACTTCGTTTTTGTAAAACCCAAGAATCATTTCAACACCTTATTTATTTCTATGTTATACTAAAATGTTAATCTACGTGAGTTTCATGGGATCGTGCCCTAAggcctgataccaattgaaaggcgtTTATCATTTTTGGAATGTGCTCAGGGAAATGTATAAATTGTTGTTCGATTCCAGTAGTGGTCGTAGTGCTTTATATTGAATCATATTATTACTTCTTAGATCTAATCATCATATTATTACGCCTGAAATTGGTTTGACTTATGCAGAATTTCAATATGAAAAATagtaaagaagtattattatattgGTAGCCATTTTTATCACTTTTATGCGAAATAAATTTGGCATGAgcttcacgggatcgtgcgccaaggcgcatatCAAAATCTAGTTACATGAACACCGGCCTGCGCTGCAACGTCAGGTTCCCAATCAAATGACTCAACGACCGGAACGTCAAACTCCCAAACAAATGACAGAATGACACTGGCACTACAATACTGACTCTGCAAACTCCTACTCAGTTAATTTACATCTCGCATGAAATTGACACCGCAAGACGGCGCTGGAGCTTCTGATCATCGATGATCGCCGATGCTGGAGAGAAATTTATCTTCCCGTTGTCCATGGCATCCATGACTAGCTAAGCATCTGCCTCGATTACAAATTACAACTACAATTACCTGTGTAGAAATTTATCTTCCCGTTGTCCCGCTCTCCAAGCAGTCAACCAGCTCTGCATATTACTCGGAAGCCTCCACTAAATTATACTTGATGAGTTCAACCAACACCTCCAAAAAAGGAACATTAGAACACATCAATCATACTGACCCTCAAGTAAAGCTCTGCATATTACTCAGAATTCTATCTTTCAACCAGACAAGAATAATCTTTATATGATCCAGCGATCGTTCCTCTTCTAAATAAGATCGTCTCCATAAACCAAATTATACCAAAGAAAAGCCAGTCACTTCACTGAGTGTAGGAAACCAAGTGAATTTCCTTTTCCTCACTCAACAGAAACACCAAAAGCAACAAAATTCAATCTGCCACTGCAAATAATTATAACATGCTAAAGTTATAAACAGAAGTTGACATCAAAGATTTTATTCATACTCATCCAGAGGGTAGCAGGAACAAAGAAAACTATTACATGGGTGTAAAATCTCATTCAATACAACAAAGTTCAGTACTCTGGGACCTAGTTTTTGCACACAATGGCTGGTACAAGCCTATGAAAAAAGAGCAGTGCAACTGCTGGACAACCGCACATAGAGGCGCACCAATTCTTACTCATAAACCAGTCTTGCCACCTGCAGAGGCCTCTCATCTAATCTGACAGTAGATAAAGCTTACCTGGAAATAAATGTCACATTGTTAGCACTACTTACACATAAAATACACCCCAGTATGAAAGAAGGTGCTACGACAGAAGTTTACAGTTCAGCATCGAGTTCCATTATCATCACATCATGGTACACAAGTGTTGGAAAATATGTAAGGCCGCCTACTGTTAAAATAATTTTGATAGTAGAAAAAAAAAGTTACTGTAGATGCCAGATATACATCTCCAAAAAATACACTAGAAATAATAGAGATTTATCGAGTACTGCATGCAATAATATAGATTTACCTAGTACTGCATGCATTTGGCAATGGGTGACTGAACTGCCACATTCCATACACATCTCACTGCTTCTCTAAACTGAAGATAGACGTGGCCTTTGACATTAGGCCTTGCATATTTTTCAACAATATGCTAATCATTCTAGCTAAGAAAGTGTTCCTATAATTAACAAATGAAAGTGGAAGTGGTATCCAAATGAAATTTGACTAATGTACACCCCGATCTTCAAGCATATGGATTACTTCATAGTTCATACTTTTGGCTGAAATTTTATAAAACTTTCTAATTGTGTGATTTCCCAGTTTATTGGATATAGATTTCTATTTACTGGAAATAGATAAGAGGGAAAACAAATGTGTAAAAATACATGTGTTTTTACCATTGCTGTGATGCAACATGGCAAGCAAAGAACATGCCCACATATCATCGAGGTGTCAGAACAAAAGCCCTCGTATTGGTACGGTACAGTAGCAAGGAATGGCTGGCCCACATGTCACAAAGTGAGTTTCAACAAGAAAGGACTTTGTAGCTTTGACGCAAGCAAACCCGAAAAGAAAAGTGGGACTGCTAAGAGTTCTGATCTCAGTAATGCAGAAGACGGTTGATCCCGGTTTGCCGGCTTGACGATTGAATCAACCACACGTTACAGACTTACAGCAGAATGCAGAGAAGGAAAATCCGAGACCTCCACCTCTCAACTACTCTGCGACGACCACAACCACGGTCCTATTGCTCAGCAGCTGGATAGACGAGCCCATGGTCGTGGTGGGCTATCTCCTATATAGGCTATAAgcatgtcttctcctcatgtggacATAAGTACACACTCCCATTCGAGTTCGAAAACCATAATTCCCTTCGAGCAACAAGGTCGATTTTGCGCAGGCAAGGTGCTTCAAAGACCACTCTTGTAGTTGTTCTGCTGCTCCTTCCTAAGTGTCAATCCACCGCCCTTGCTGCAACCTTGTGGAGTGGTGTTGTATCTATGAAGGGAGACACAAAGGGTCCTAAGGCACAGTCGGGGAGTAGTTTCTCACCCTTCTACTGTGAAGAGTAGTACTCGTAGTCTGCAAGTCTTTGGTGTGGTGAACATGTGTAGATTATTTCTGTGTGATTGCTCTGATATCTCTATTATTACTTCTTCCTGGAAACTTTTGTGCAGTCCCGATTCTTGTTTATTGCTAATCCCGAGAGCTTTGCAATTTTCGTTTCATATTGACTTTTTCAGTACCTAGCAACATTGGTTGTAGCATCCGCCTTATGTGCGTAGCTCTTTAACTTTTAGTTGTGATAAGTATAGATCCTGGGGTGCTTCTCTAGTTTAATAAATGAATGAGCTCTCTACTATTGTGCCTTTTTAGAAGTGCAAGTTCTGGCTGCAGTACTTCAGGAGCACACATGCTTGTTCCAGTATATTTTTGTTAATTATTATGAGAACTCTAGATGCTTGTGAAATCTGTTGTATCTCAGTTACTATGATGCTTAAAAGTGTATTCCTGGCCTTCGTAATTTGATTTGTATGATAATTATTCAGAGTTCCCTTAATTCCTTACGATTATTTTGTATTGGTTTACTACTATTTTTTTTAGCAATCTGATGTCACTAGACTGTAAGACCATTGCATGTGAGTCTTTGCTGATATATGTGATACAGTTTTCCTAGTTATTTCATAAGTTTTAGAGCAATGTATGTCTTGTGTATGCAATTTTATAACCTTGAGATTAAAAGTAGCAAAGAATCTTAGCCTAATTAACTCGAGTAATTTGCAGCCTTGGGTGGGATATCAAATCCCTGCAACTTTATCTAACATTTTGCCGAGTTATGTCTTTCTTACGCGAGTTCGGGGGCGATTTCCAGTTATTTATGAAACCAGGTCAAGTTCAACTCCGTGAAACAGCAACTCATAGTTCAAAAGAACAGCACAGCAGCAGCTATCATGAAGTATCACAGAAGCATCTGATTTTCACATTGAAAAAAACAATCAATTTGATAGAACTATGGCAGGCAATTAAAGAACATCCATATGCGCTGCTGCTAGGCGTACCACCAACGGGATATGGAAACAGAAATGTAGGCAAGTGCAACCTATTACTTTGATGCTTGTAGTATCATGGCTATAAAACATGGCAGCATCGTGTGCCAAACGGTTGCCAAAagcacatgaagatcaagatacaAACCACAACCGAGGGGGAAGCCTGTTGTGTCCTAAAGAACAAAATCACCATTGAGGGATAAGTAAAAATAGGTTCCATGGGCCATTTTGATCAAAGAGATGAGGGTCCAAGCAGATCAAGGAAGTTCTAGGTGTGCCGAGCTTGATTTGTGTGATTGGGAGGGTAGCAAAATACTTCCTTGAAACAGCGCAAGAAAAAGAGTTGGTTACCTTCCATTCGGTTTTGGATGTAGTAATAGTCTTCTTCCCTAGTGTCGGGGTCTAGGACTCAGATAACCAAAGGGCGGTAGATCGAGGCCCAACACAAGGACTCGGTGTACTAGGGAGACCATGACATCAATTTGGAGTGCAAGACAAGTCAAGATTACTTGCCCGGGATATCATTGGAATTGACTTAGATCAGATCTAGACGTACCTTCTCAGATGTAATCAACTAGGCTCCTTGTAACCCTAATCCCTGGACGTGTATATAAGGCAGGGAGTGGGGGCACAAACAGGAGTAGGGATTTTTTTACCGGGGCCCGAACCTGTATAAACCTGTGTTATAGTGCTACCATTGGGATCTTCTAGGCACATCACCCCCCATTCTCTATTGTCAGTAAAATACCTCGACAACTGGCGCCCACCATGCGGCCCGGTGCTTAAATCTACAAGATCTTTGATTGATTTTGTCAAGATCAACTAAACGTCTTTGCTTCCACACCAGGTCAGGGAGTTCCACTTTGGATCCCTGAACTTCATCGCCAACTCGGCCTTCTGCAGCTCCACGTCTCGGTGATGAAGTTTAGTTATCCGAAGCAGAAACCCCGACCAGGTGTGTAGGCAGAGACTCCACACTGGAGACGATCCATCAAGGATCTTGTAGATCAAAACGCAAAGGACTTCAAGGCGGGGGCCAATTGTTGAGgtattttacaaacaatagatgatAAGGGGTGATGCGCCAAGAAGATCCTGATGGTATCACACGGACACAGATTTGTAAAAGGTTTAGGCCCCAAGAAAAATTGTCCGGTAAAAACACTGCTCCGACTAGTGACTAGATTATTCCTTTTGCTCAAATGTGATCTCGAGAGGGAGTCTCGAGGGCGCTATGGTGGTGGCATTGCCTGTAGGATTGCAAATTAGAAGATTGGTGCATGAAGGCGAAGTCTTCTGTTACGACTCGACTCAGCACGTAACCTACCCAACTTATATACATGGGTTACGGATTAGAGTTACAAGGGGCCGAGTCAATTTCATAACATCTAGATCTGATATGAGTCGGTTACAATGATACCCTGGGAATTCCAGTGCAGGTAATCTTGGCTTGTGTTGTACTCCAAGTTGTTGATGCGCCCTGGTCACCTTCCTATGTCGACTTCTCGTGTTGGGCCGCCCTAGGCCTAATGGGCCTCTTTCTGCCCCTATGAGGGTATCCGAGTACCAAGACCTTGATACTAGGGTAAAAAGGGTATTACTACATCCGTAACCAGATCGAATCGTTGTCTGGAAGTATTTTGCTACCCAAGTAAGGTCTCTAGGGAAGAACACTTACTAAATCCAAAATCGGGTCAAAGAGAATCAACCCCTTTTCCTGGCATTATTTCCAAGGATTAAGTACACACAATTTCAGATCAAAAAGGGTGACACAGAACCAGGGGAGGAGGGGTGACTGCAAAATCGTCAATATCACTTGAGGCTTCTAGCCTCTCCACTGCTAGTTGAACTTGAGGCCGAGGCCAACCTCAGGATTAGGGACAAGTCTGCAGATTTGACTATGGCAGGCAAATCCCAAGTTATTTGGCTTTACAGTCATTTTAACAGATATCACGTCTACAATAATATGTTTGATCCATTGCTGGGTCTTAGGTGTGTTTTGGGACAAAACAAAGATGCTGAGATTACATACATATTCAAAATTATTGCAAGAAATGAACTTTGTACTGCTCAGATTaatttcacataaaaaaccttgtTAGTTGCACTCCTAAAGTAAGTTACTCCATTATAGTGCAATTCAAACTACAAAGTGCAATATTGCCTCATCTGTCAATCACCACCCTACAAGAGCAATTGCAATTGTAGTCTCAAACCAAATGTTTGCTAAAAAGATGCTCAATAATTTCCCCCTTTTGACTACTAACCTATCCAGATGCCTAACAATTTTACATGCATGACATAGTCACAGGCTCACAGCAAGCACACTAGCAAATCATATCAGCAAAATTGGAAGTTCGGTAGCGGCAGAAAAGGACTCACTTTTCATTCAGGCAGATTTCGATGCAATCATCCCAGTCTTGCGGGCATAAGCGAAGATCCCACCAGCTTCAATAACCGGCCCTGCATCACCAATAGGCTTGAGCTTGTACTGCTTGCCGGAGGTGTGGTTAATCAAGACGGAGCTATCGAGGTCCACCGTGACCACATCTCCGGTCTTGCACTCCTTGCTGGCACCGCTGTCAGCGAGCTCCAGAGGGTACACCTCCCCGGTGGCGACGGAGTTGCGGAAGAAGATGCGGGCGTAGCCCTCGGCCACGACGGCGCGCGCGCCGGCGGCTCCGAGCGCGACGGGAGCGTGCTCGCGGGAGGAGCCGCACCCGAAGTTGGCCCCGCCGATGATGACGGCGTAGCGGGACGACTCCTCGCCGGGGACCACGAACGGGATGGGGTAGGCGGCGGTCGGGAGGCCGACGAAGGCGAAAGAGCCGAGCTTGCGGTACTCGTCGGGCTTGGACGGCACCAGGGTCAGGTGCTCGGCCGGGATGATCTGGTCGGTGTCGATGTTGTCCCCCACGACGTAGCACTCGCCGTGGAACGCGGCGGACGACGGCGAGCCCCCCGTGGCGGCCGCCGCGGTCAGGGGCCGAGCGCGGCGGCATCGCAGCGAGACGGCGGTGGGGAAGCGAGCGGCGGCTTGGGTGCGGGCTCTGGTGGGCGCTCGGCTGGGGGCTAGCGCCGCGGCCACCGTCGCCGCGTCCGTCAACGATAACAGAGGAGCCGCCGtcatggtggtggtggagagtgGAGAGGGAGGTTAGGGCCGGCGGCTTCTTCGGTGTCTTGCAGATTGCAGCGACAGGTTTTGGAGGCTCTCATTTCGTAAGCGCTACGAAACATTGGAACATCGGCCCATTACCATGTTCTGGGCTACACAACTACTGTATTTGGATGTCGGCCTTGTTCTGATTCATATTCCTCTAAAAACATTTTCTCAAAAAATCCACTAAAAAGTGCACAATGAGGCTACTGTATTTTTCTACAAAATCCAATATAGTCCCATCCCAATGGATTGGGTATTAGGAATAAATGGGATTTGGTGGGATTGAATACATGATTTCACCGAAACCTGGCCTTAGTGAGGTCATTACCCTAGGTAAACTTAGTGTGGTCAATTTTTGTGTGCTAGACACGAAAACGGGTCAGGAAAACACCACTATGTCCTAGTTTTCACGATATCTTATATATTAACCATCTCCCAACGTCCAAAATGGTGTGTTATAAGTAATAACCCATAGAAACATAGTGTTTCAGCAACATtctactaagggcatctccagcggcgcgacgcatttcggacgtccgaaatatcCGTTTGGGACGCTCGACAGACCAGAAGGATGGCATGGAAGAATTAGGATGACCCAAGAATTGCATGGTGTAAGCCGACTTGGAAGAATAGCATCCACTAGTAGTTAACTTCCATGAGATGGTATCCGGAGTGGTAGGATCCATTTGCAAGTTGCTCACTAGCTCCCAAAGGTTTGCAAATTGCACAATGTGTTCAACGGAGAGGCCATCTTGCATATTGATTTGCGAGACCCAAGAGTTGTTTTCCATAGCCTTGCTAACGGTGCACTTCCTCCTTTTTGAGTCTTTAAAAATGAGGGGGGCAATATCTTTAGGCCGTCTTCCATCTAGCCATGGGGCCTCCCAAAATTGCGCTTTCTTTCCATTCCCAATGGTCACCCTTGTAGCCGCGGCGAAGATTTCCTTATCTTGTGGTGTGCAAGGGGTTCCAAGACCCGCCCACGGTTTGGTCTCGTCATTCCACTCGTGCCATAGCCTCCTCATTCGAAGCGCGGACGCAAACTTAGTGAGATTGAGGATCCCAAGGCCACCGAACTCTTTTGGTTTGCAAACCATTTCCCGATTTACTTTGCATTTTC includes the following:
- the LOC127306823 gene encoding 3-isopropylmalate dehydratase small subunit 1, with the protein product MTAAPLLSLTDAATVAAALAPSRAPTRARTQAAARFPTAVSLRCRRARPLTAAAATGGSPSSAAFHGECYVVGDNIDTDQIIPAEHLTLVPSKPDEYRKLGSFAFVGLPTAAYPIPFVVPGEESSRYAVIIGGANFGCGSSREHAPVALGAAGARAVVAEGYARIFFRNSVATGEVYPLELADSGASKECKTGDVVTVDLDSSVLINHTSGKQYKLKPIGDAGPVIEAGGIFAYARKTGMIASKSA